A genomic stretch from Erysipelothrix sp. HDW6C includes:
- a CDS encoding S1C family serine protease has translation MKKGLKNGIIAIMVVLLGWNGYLTYEVYNARQNQQNVSNNGDKPSTNTTVEKVVSQMTTDVTKVADDVRDKVVSVINEQRGQTAGSGSGAIYKNENGKLQIITNHHVIDGNEKVYVQFSNGEKVAAKVIGSDPYTDLALLEVEADIDIEPFEIADSSFSKVGEFVVAVGSPMGIEFANSVTFGIISGKDRSIPVDLNNDGIADWDMVVMQTDAAINPGNSGGALVNMKGELIGINSMKLSSSNVEGMGFAIPINEVVPIIEQIAENGKVSYPIIGISAVSLEDLNDFMRKSYNIPDGIEKGVFIAEVTSGGPANKAGIKEGDILTKFGDVEVTSFKDFRRELYKHKVGETVEIEVNRDGKTMTISVTLEA, from the coding sequence AGTAACAACGGTGATAAACCATCGACAAACACTACTGTAGAAAAAGTTGTTTCACAGATGACAACAGATGTTACTAAAGTCGCCGATGATGTCCGCGACAAGGTCGTCAGTGTTATCAATGAACAACGCGGTCAAACAGCTGGAAGTGGTTCAGGGGCAATTTATAAAAATGAAAATGGCAAACTTCAGATTATTACCAACCATCACGTCATTGATGGCAATGAGAAAGTCTATGTTCAGTTCTCAAATGGTGAAAAAGTCGCCGCTAAGGTTATTGGTTCTGATCCGTATACCGATTTAGCGCTCTTAGAAGTTGAAGCCGATATTGATATCGAGCCTTTCGAAATTGCGGACTCTTCCTTTTCAAAAGTTGGTGAATTTGTAGTTGCTGTCGGAAGTCCGATGGGAATTGAATTTGCGAACTCTGTAACATTTGGTATTATTTCAGGAAAAGACCGTTCAATTCCCGTTGACTTGAATAATGATGGCATTGCCGACTGGGATATGGTTGTTATGCAAACCGATGCAGCGATTAATCCTGGTAACAGTGGTGGTGCTCTGGTTAATATGAAGGGTGAACTGATTGGCATAAACTCAATGAAACTCAGTTCATCAAATGTTGAGGGTATGGGCTTTGCAATCCCTATTAATGAAGTTGTTCCAATTATTGAACAAATTGCTGAGAATGGAAAGGTATCGTATCCGATTATTGGAATCTCAGCAGTCTCACTTGAAGATCTTAATGACTTTATGAGAAAGTCATACAACATCCCTGATGGCATTGAAAAAGGTGTCTTCATTGCCGAGGTTACATCTGGTGGACCTGCAAATAAAGCGGGTATAAAAGAAGGGGATATCTTGACAAAATTTGGCGATGTTGAGGTTACATCATTTAAAGATTTCCGCCGTGAACTTTACAAACATAAAGTTGGCGAAACCGTTGAAATTGAAGTCAATCGCGATGGTAAGACAATGACCATTTCTGTAACTTTAGAAGCATAA